The Corynebacterium marinum DSM 44953 genome contains the following window.
TGAGCACAGTGTCGCGGACCTGGCGGAAGTCCGCCATCTCATCCCCGTCGATCGCGAGGATGCGGTCCCCGACCAGGACGCCGGCCTCACCGGCCGGACCGGTGCCGGTGCACTCCGCCAGGGTCTGCGCATCGATCTGGTCGGAGACGCAGACGACCTCGCCGACCGTCGGGGTAACGTCCGGATTCGGGTTGGGCAGGCCGCTGCTCACCGCCACGCAGTAGAGGATGATGACGCCCACCAGGACGTTGGTGATCACGCCGCTGGAGAGGACGATGACCCGCTGCCACCACGGCTTGTTCACCATGGCGTGCGGAGCCTCCTCCGCGGTCACCGGATCCTGCGCGGTCATGCCCGCGATGTCGCAGAACCCGCCGAAGGGCAGGGCGGCCAGGCCGTAGGTGGTGTGCCCCCGCCGGACCGACCACACGGTCGGCCCGAAGCCGATGAAATAGCGGCGGACCCGCATGCCGAAGGCGCGGGCGGTGAACATGTGGCCCGCCTCGTGCAGCGCGATGGTCACCGCGATGCCGAGGGCGAACAGGGCCACGCCGAGCAGGTAGGCGCCCACTGATCTCCTCTAGAGCTTGTCGACGATCGCGTTCGCCCGCATCCGGGCCTCCCTCTCGACCGTCAGGATGTCGTCGACGCTAGACGGTACACCAGCGAACTGGCCCGCCCCCGAGACAACCTCGGCGACGACGTCGACGATCTGCGGGAACCTGATCCTCCCCTGCAGGAAGGCCGCCGCGGCTTCCTCGTTGGCGGCGTTGTACACCGCCGGGAAGGTGCCGCGCCGCGTGGCGACGTCCCGGGCGAGCTGGACCGCGGGGAAGGCGGCGTCGTCGAGCGGTTCGAAACGCCAGTCGTGGGCGCGGGTGAAATCGAGGGCGGGCTGCGCCGCCGGGACCCGGTGCGGCCAGTGCATGGCCAGGGCGATCGGCAGCTTCATCGACGGCGGCGAGGCCTGCGCGATGGTCGCCCCGTCGGTGAAGGTGACCATGGAGTGGATGATGGACTGGGGATGGACGGTGACGTCGATGCGTTCGGCCGGGATGCCGAACAGCAGGGTCGCCTCGATGAGCTCCAGCCCCTTGTTGATCAGCGTCGCCGAGTTGAGGGTGTTCATCTGCCCCATCGACCAGGTCGGGTGCGCGGCGGCCTGTTCCGGCGTGGCGTCCCACATCTGCCCGCGGTTGCGCCCGCGGAAGGGGCCGCCGCTGGCGGTCAGGACCAGCCGGTCCACCTCGCGTTCCGTGCCGGACCGCAGGCACTGGGCCATCGCGGAATGCTCGGAGTCCACCGGGACGATCTGCCCCGGGGCGGCGGCCGCCATGACCAGGTCGCCGCCCGCGACCAGGGACTCCTTGTTCGCGAGCGCCAGGATTGCTCCGAGTTCGATCGTGGCCAGCGTGGCGGCCAGCCCGAGGGAACCCACCAGCGCGTTGAGCACGGTGTCGGCCTCGACCTCGCGGACCAGCCGCTCCGCGGCGTCCGGGCCGGCGATGACCGCGCCGCCCAGCTCCCGGCCCACGGTGTACGCGGCCTGCTCATCGGCCACGGCCACCCTGCCCGGGGCCAGGCCCAGCTGCCGCGCCTGGGCGACGACGAGGTCCGGGGACGAGCCGCCGGCCGCGATTCCGACCACCTCGAAGAGGTCGGGGTTGTCCAGCACCACCTCGATGGCCTGAGTACCGATCGATCCTGTCGAACCGAGAAGGAGAATACGCCGGGGGGAAACGGAGGAGTCAGTCACGGACCCATTCTGTCACCCGGCGTTTCGCGGGGGTATTCGGTCGCGACGGGGGCGGGGATGTGCAAAGATGTGAGCAAGTAAAAGACGCTGCAACGTGCTCTGCGCCCGACCACGGGTGTGGCGCGTTCATGAGAAGGAGAAGAACGTGGCTGCTTCCCACGAGATCGTGCCTGAGGTTCACAACGGAACCTCCACCCTTGACGTGCCGTCCGCCGCACACGGCTGGAGCGAGCTGTCCCGCACGACCGTCCAGGTCTCGGGCTGGGTGTCTGTGCTGATCCTGCTGGGTCTGAACTTCGGCAACCACGAGGGTCAGGTCGAGACCATCTGGCTGCTCGTCCTCGCCGCGCTGGTCGCTATCGGCCTGGTCATCCACCTGTTCGAGCCGAAGCTCAACCAGGTCCGCACCCTGTCCGCCCGCAACCAGCCGGTCGGCCACAAGGAGCCGGAGTGGGCCTACGACCAGAAGACCCTGTCCGGCGCGTACTCCGGCCTCAGCGACTCGCAGCTGCGCTCCATGAACATTGACCCGGCCCG
Protein-coding sequences here:
- the dxr gene encoding 1-deoxy-D-xylulose-5-phosphate reductoisomerase, yielding MTDSSVSPRRILLLGSTGSIGTQAIEVVLDNPDLFEVVGIAAGGSSPDLVVAQARQLGLAPGRVAVADEQAAYTVGRELGGAVIAGPDAAERLVREVEADTVLNALVGSLGLAATLATIELGAILALANKESLVAGGDLVMAAAAPGQIVPVDSEHSAMAQCLRSGTEREVDRLVLTASGGPFRGRNRGQMWDATPEQAAAHPTWSMGQMNTLNSATLINKGLELIEATLLFGIPAERIDVTVHPQSIIHSMVTFTDGATIAQASPPSMKLPIALAMHWPHRVPAAQPALDFTRAHDWRFEPLDDAAFPAVQLARDVATRRGTFPAVYNAANEEAAAAFLQGRIRFPQIVDVVAEVVSGAGQFAGVPSSVDDILTVEREARMRANAIVDKL
- a CDS encoding DUF2631 domain-containing protein — its product is MAASHEIVPEVHNGTSTLDVPSAAHGWSELSRTTVQVSGWVSVLILLGLNFGNHEGQVETIWLLVLAALVAIGLVIHLFEPKLNQVRTLSARNQPVGHKEPEWAYDQKTLSGAYSGLSDSQLRSMNIDPARVQHLRELDAKHAKHSKH